In the genome of Amblyraja radiata isolate CabotCenter1 chromosome 6, sAmbRad1.1.pri, whole genome shotgun sequence, the window CAGGCGATCATTAGATCACATTTACTCAGCGGGATCATTAACTACCATTGGGAATAGGCATTAAAACTATTGGGACCGCATTCCTCTGCTTCTTACAGGATGCACTCGTTGGAATATTTTCCAACAGTTCCCAACTTCTACATTATGCTCTCTCCAGGTTGAAAGCTATTTGCTGtaaaaaattaaatgaaaatgaaaatgaaatgaaaaggtCAAATTTTCTTCTGGCAGATTGAGCCCGAACTGGATTTTTTCCCCTTCCCTTTAATTTAATAGCTCCAGAAGCTTTTTCAGTTAAATCGACTGTTCATTATTTAGCACCATTTACGGAGCTGTGTGGTGAGTTTTAATGAATCCTTGGCACAAAGCATCCTTTCAGGCGAGGGAAGAATAGACTCTATTTAGACCCTTACGGCTGTACGTCAAAGGCTAACCATAATACTTGTCAAGCTGGGAAAAATTCCCACTGATATGGGAATGTGTATTTGCGCCTGGAGCTAAGAAATCAACCACAAAAAAACAACTCAGTAAGTATACAAAGTAAGCCGAGAGGCCTTCAATGTGTGCACCCACCCACTGTGGCACCTGCTCAAGGTAACCCGTGAACACGAGAAACGAACATCCGATGGTGTTCTTGAGCGTCCTCCAGGTAGATATTTGGCTGGCAGAGAGAGTaacggagaggaggggggatatgGGGGCGGGGAGGAACGGGGCAGTCTGGCAGCAGTGTCGCTTTCTCCACATTGCCAATATTCACTTAAAGTGACCCTAAGCATTAAAGACAAAATATAGCTTGTCTTTCTCCAGATAACACTGCCCTTTGAATGACGGTTTATGCACTACATTAACTCTTGCAGATTCATTACTCACTGACGTGCGCTAGAATTATAAAACGCCCTTCTTGGCTGAAAAGAGAGGCAAGTTATATAACTGTGACATTTCAttgaccctccccccctcccccccccccccccccccccccccccccccccgctttttGTACCTCTGAAGAATTTATAAACATTAGATAACATCTATAGGCAAATACCTGGAAATAAATGGCGACCTGCCTAGTGGATCGCCACATAGATATCCCACGGTATTTGTCAGAAGCATCATCAACAAAACGTGACACGGTGTTGTCAGAAATCACTATTAGGGCGGGTAGCCGAGAAGTGGTGTTGAagaagcacttttttttttagcgGAGGAGAGGTTTAAGGAGTCAGATCAAAGTTCTGGGGTTCATAAACCAAAGACCGCCGATTATGGTATCGGATTGAAGATCCGGGAGAGAAATACGGCAGTTTTAAAATCTGAGCGTCGTTAAACTGGACCCACTATAGATTGGCAAACACTGGCGTCTGTTTGCATATATACAGTTTTAGATGTCCAGAAGCTTATTAAGACAGTTCTACCTGGAATAGACTTTCATACGAGTATAGATTTGTGGTGCGAAAATCAGGTGTAAAGCAACAGTTGTCAATAATCTGTCACGGTTTCAGTTGGCTCTCGGGGTGACGGATGGGGTTGGTGGGACAGAATCTGCGGCAGACCGAGAGCAAGTTTTAAACTGaagagggacccgacccgaaacgtcgcctgtccattccctcctgagatgctgcctgaccgctgagttccacTAGCACTTGTTGTTTTACTCAGGATTCTGGCATCTGCACCCTGCAGGTCGTTGGAGGGAAAGTCTCCTCGTGTATCATGAGATGTTGGACAACTTAAAGACCGTGGAGAGGGGGGTAATGGTGAAGTAGAATTGGGGTTGTTAGCGTCCATTGGGGAAGCTGGCGTGGTGTCGTCCGCCAACGTGGCGCAAGGATAGCAGGTTGGTGACAAATGGAAAAGGACTAACGTAAGATGGTGGTGGAACATCGATccagcagagagggagagagaacttGGCGCAAAAGAAACATGGAGTCTTCTCGGCAAACACCGAGGGAAgatctcagtggatcaggcatcatctgtggagagagtggaAAGGAGACGggccgggtctggacccttctgagATTCCAACCTGCAATTCCTTGAATGTCTAGATTCTTCTCAGATTGTCCAATTTACATTAAACGCTCCAACTGCAAATtctggattaaaaaaataaaagtataagcaaaatcaagaatctatatttcTGAGAACCACTTTCATCTACTGTTCCTGTTTTAAAATGTTTACCGTTTCTAAAAGTCTAAACTTTACATTGTAGTAATAACGTTTCTCCCAAACCGTGTCCAACCTCCTTAAGCTGCTCGCTTTAATGAATTCACAGCTCTATAATAGGCTCGGGGCCGCTTTTGACCCGCTGATTCCACTGACGGGAAACGGATCTTCTTTCCAAGGCCGGGCTCAGAGCGAAGCCCATTTATTAAAGCGCTATTCACAAAGTGGTGCTGGAGTGGGGTGGCGGGGAGGAGCTATTGGAGAGGCGGGCTGGAGGCAGAGCGATGGGATGATGTATTGCCCAGTTTAATTTGGAACAACCTTTCGGCAACTGAAGTCCGGGCTGGATTTAAGCTTGAGAGCTCGATCGTTTCCCGGGATTTCCCTCTGCTCTGCTCCACGTCCCAGTGTCGAGTCGCTGGCCGCTGTGCCCGTGATCTCCAGAAACCTCTGAGATGTGCTGGAAAAGTTTGTAAGGCACTTGCTCGAGAGCGAGGAGGGACTGGCTACTGTTAATCCTGGGGACTGGGGGACGGGAGATGGCTGTGCAGGCTGCCATCATGAACCCCCACTTCATCCATTTCTGTTTCCCCCCCGGCTCCTCGGTGGAGTATGAGTTGGAGAACGCTTACAACGGGGCCCTCCTGGGAGAGATGGATGGCGCCGGCGAGCTCAAAGAAACCACCAGCGCCCTGCTCAACTTTATAGACTCGGCCTCCAGCAATATCAAACTGGCTTTAGACAAGCCAGTCAAATCGAAGAGAAAAATCAACCACAGAAAGTACTTGCAGAAACAAATCAAACGGTGCACAGGGATGATCTCCGCGAGTGGCAGCGGCCCGGGACCGGGGCAAGAGCCGGGCAGCAAGAGGCAGGTTTCTCCCCCTtcttcctcctccaccaccaccggcCATTTCCAGTGTAAGCCGCCGCCAAAGAAGGACGGCTCGCAGTCGAGCCTTCAAAGCAAGTCGCTGGCGGCTCTCTTCGACTCGGTGCGGGACCTGCAACGATCTGCAGccgccggcagcagcagcggcaacgGCGGCGGCAACAGCAGCAAGAAGGTGCCGCTGCGAAACCGCAACTTGCCGCCGTCCTTCTTCACGGAGCCGGCCAACGTTAAGATCACCTCCACCTCGGGCATGTCCCTGAAAGACTTGGAGAGGGGCAATCCGGAGGCGGCGGAGTTTTTCGAGTTGCTCGGGCCGGATTACAGCAACATGATCACGGGGCAGGAGCCGTTCCCAGTGCGGGTCCCGCAGCAGGGGAGCTGCGAGCTCGGAGCCCACGACACGTACCGCGGCTTCGCCAACTTCCCGGAGCCTTGGCTCCAGTGCAACCCTTCGAAAAAGAGCCCTCCGACCGGCTGGAgcctcgccgccgccgccgagagCGCCAGGGCAGCGGGCGGACTCGCCCCGCTCTACGGCAGCAGCAGCCAGCCCGCTAACACTCCGCCCATCGAGGAGCCCCCGGGCAGTTTAGCAGCCTTCTCGCAGTTCTTCCCCGAGTGCACACTGCCACCGGTCTCTTACGAGTATAGTCCGGGATTTAATTGTGGAAGGCAAACATTTCCCGGTCTCTAATTCGCTTCTTCAAACCCCACGAACTGTTGCATTTGTCCAGGTGAACTGGAAAGCTCGGCAAAGGGCAAAGGGCCCTTTTGTACTTATGAACACGAGAGGCTGATACTCAGGCTCGGCATGAGCGTGGAATGAGCCGCGGCCGGCGGGGTTAACACAACACACAAGGGAACACGCAGCGTAGCGCGGGTTACATAGACAACACCTGGCATCTCGCTTCCTTCATTTCTTCGGTCCATTACTATTCTGTGTTAGCCTAGTCCAAGAAACAAGCATGAAATGTAATAAAGTTCGCCAGTGATTGTGTATAAACCTTGTGCTGACGTacaaaacgggtcattttcaactGCCAATGTcgcatgaaacaaaaaaaaagaaacactACTTTTAAGATGGGCGCTGCCCTTCATACGCTGTGTAGATGCAATTGCACTTTGTGGATTGAAGGATCTGACCGAGTAAATCTGTACTGATGTGAACAAATAGTTCTGTACGTGACAACGGACTGCAAGTCCCGCGTTATCATTAGacaaaacaaaataataataagCGATGTTGTAGTCAAAATATGTCTGAAATTATACAATTTGAACGCATATACCAAAATTTAGGGGAATTAAATAAGACATGCTGAAATTGTGTAAAGGGCACTAAGATTATGTGACACGGTTAACAATGAACCATAATGGCATTTCGTTTTGGAACAAGTAGACATTTCTAGATCGTGTTATTTATAGTATGAAGAAAAGACTGTGTTAATGTCGGGGATCCGCATTAACCATTGATATTTGGCCTATTTCTTGTTTTCCATTTTATTAATCTATATTCCCGACTCCCTGCTGACTACAATATTAGTTTGCCAGTGTTATCTTTGTTCACTTCCCAAAGAGACAAACAACTCTGTCAAGAATAGTTCACCAGGATATTCATCTTCTCCTAGTACCTGCTGTGAATTGGGTtttagtgccctgcctgtctagaaACCACTTGATCTGTGAGTTATTTCGAGAAAGGTACCGGTTGCCGTAACCTCTCGAACGAAGGGTCGACAGACAAAATAAAGCTGGACTTTATTTTCGGAATGCACCTCGTCTGTTTTGAAGTTTTTTTCTTTtaccaatgggtggtgggtggggatgGAAGGCAATTCAAATTCCACAGGAACAGCAAAGCTGCCGAGTGTTACGGGTTTTCCCACCGTTTTCACGGCCCGTTCCGCATTACCAACCAATCTTAAAGACAGGAAGCCATACTTGATGGGAGACAGTCAACCATTAATACTCGCCTCCCTAAATCCAATAATTGCGCTTAAAATATGTTCTATCTTTTTCGCTGAGCCCGGCTAATTGCATAACAATCCTATACATTGTCACCTAAAAGATTTACAATACCTCTGGTACCGATCACTGATCAGAGGTTTACCATTGTGCCATTTACAATGTCATTTATTGTATTGAATCATTCAACGCTCTTCACTGAGGGAAACATTCATTATAGGGGAAAGTGGACATTATTAATTGAAATGTTTCCACAATGCATGCTGCATTACATTTACCTCAAACGCCGTCAAATAATACAAACATATTTTATATGGTAAAGGATATCTTTCGACACCATTTAATAAAAAAGTCGTCCTAGTTTTGTCAACAGTCGGGTATTTGTTAGAATTTTACTGGTAAAATGAGATTGCAGAATTCAATCAagttgacttttttttttaatcaatggtTCGCTTTTTGTTGATAGCACATATCATTAATTCAGTTTGCAGACTATCTTTGATAAAAATGACACTTCGAACAATATGCAGAACGTTCCAGACATCAGTGCTACAATAGATGCTAGTTCCAGGCATCAGTGCTACAATACAGTTTGAAACACACGCAGTTGTCCGGGCATTTTGTAAACCTGCGTAAGATATATACCTAGAATTCAAAAATATATCAACTGTGATTTCAACTGAGAATTCGTACTTAAGTTTCCTTTTGCATTCAAAATTTCCCGAAATACGATTTCGATTCGGAATTCACTTTACATTAGTTTTGTATCCTCGGGTATCGACCATTTAGTGGGATTGTTATTTTTTTCATGGGGATTGTACATTTGTCATTCCATAATATAGAAATGGTTCTGCATCAAACTGTTGTCTGAAACTCGGCTGATCGCCGAGTGCACTGGACAAAATATCTCCTGGTTTTGAACGGTGTAGATTCCTCGTAACGTGCTTCAGTTTCGAGCGCAGAAAGTTCAATGTCATTTCAACATTTGTCAAGGGAATCAAGATCTCACTTTTACTTTCCCCTCAGCCCGAAAGACGTTCACAGATAAGGGAATGTGACAAAGCAATGGCATTAGATTGCTGTATAACATAATGTCAAACAAAAAGAGTAAGGAGGCGGCTTAAGCTAACACCTTCCTAGAAATACATTGTGATTGCACACACCACTCCTCATTCGAAATATGATGGAAATACTGTCTCGCGTCTCTTATTTCTATTTTCacccttgaccccccccccccccaatattgctTGAAACATATGCAGTAAATTATATTAAAGTTAGCTTCAAGTTCTTGTTTTAATGACAAATCCCATTATAGATCACCATTCTAAAGTTTAAAACAAACTTTGAAAACCGTAGCAATATTAAAACTCATAATATGGATTGCCTCTGAAATGTATCTCTGAGAATGTTATTTTAAACAAATTCAGCAATGGACTTGAAACTCGGAATTATCGCAATTAAAAAAACGTTGGTTATTAAATGACGAAGGATGGGATCGAACCAAAAATAACAAAGTTCGTCAGTGAAGAGTTAGTTTGGTATACTTCAATTAGCAAATATTCTGTACTCTAGAGGAACTTCCTGTACTTTTGTTTTGTGATTCCATCCAAACCATGGCTTTAATTCAGTAAAGGTCATTAAAAAAATCACCTGTCTTTTCAGAAGTGGTAGACCTACTAACCATAACAAATAATGTATTTGAAGAAACTCTCAATTCGTATTTATTGATTTTACCAACATTCTTAATCTTCTGTCAGTTTATTGATTTTGCCAAAATTCTTAAGCTTCCATTGCATTTATTCTTTATTCCCTTACATTTCTGCCCCGTGTACCTATCAGATCCTCTATATCTctcttcccttatccctaaccagtctgaataagggtctcgacccgaaacatcacccattcctcccactgagttactctagctttttgtgtgtagCTCCTGTATGCTTCCTTTTGCTGCAGCGTTGTTAGAGGAGCCACTCTTTGTCTGATCACTGGCTGGCATCCCATTACTGATTGTAGAAAATCTCTTGCAAAAGTTTAAAATCAGTATTGGGTGTCACAATTATAGGTGGGAGTATGGGACAAAAAGTCAACATATCAAAAATATATTGTTTTATAATGGGTGCACTAAATGTTTTCCCCCCCACTATTTGGAGACAATTCAGACTGGGGCAAACCAATTAAAGGGTAAAGCTCAGAGTTCATATGAGCAGACAATAAAATGATCCCACTTTTATGCCAGTGAGACACATTTCCAAACTAAAAGCACCACagtgttcaatggttctttattatcacatgtactgatgaacagtgaaattcttcttcTGTGTACAGTAAATTTCAGTAaattattactatacataagcacatgccggattaagtacaaagtgtatagCAATAATCCACTGAGACAATATACAAGAGCCGCCAGATTTTAGTGTGATTGGTAAGAGTTCAAGTTGCTTTAAgtgcagctggccacaaaggcctgttgtcctggtggcgtTGGTCAGTTGGACAAAACAAAGTTGTAGGCGTCCTCCACCTTGCATTAGGGTGCACTGTTGTGCACCACCACTCTCCAGCGCTCCATGCCACTGCAGGTGGCCTCAGTGTTCTCAGTGGCCTCATGTACTCAGTCTCCTGGAGTGGTGCCCGATCCAGTCAAGCCCCAGGCACAATTTGCCATACTCCAAAGTACTGTTTGCTTAACTTTATAAATGTATTTTTAGTTCTCATTAGACTGCATCTATATAGCCTAAAACAACATGAGGTAGgatcacaacccaaaacatcgcctatccattctctccggagatgctgcctgacatattgagttattccaggtctttgtgttttgctcaagtttttagcatctgcagttccttgtgtctccatcctaAAGCTTTCATTGTGCCTTTTGGACACAAATCTCACAGTTGCTGGTGTTAGTAATGCTTGCCTGTGCAGAAAGTAGATGTGAAATCCCTATctgagatttagactttagattttagacttacagcatgggaacaagaCTTTCGgccaccgagtcggtgccgatcagcgatcaccccgtactctagcactaccctacacactagggacaatttaaaattttactgaagccaattaacctacaaaccaatctaaccagtcagcggaaagacaatacatgattacaattgcatccacagtgtagatacatgTTAACGGGAATAAggtaaataatgtttagtgcaagataaagctagtaaagtccgatcgaagatagttcaagggtttccaatgaggtagatagtagttcgtgactgccctctagttgttggtaggatgattcagtttgcTGATAACAGCTGCAAATAACCTGTGCTCCTTTGTCATGAAGCAAGTCAGCCAAAGAAATAGCGTTATTTTTGCATTATCCTGACATTAGCATGGAGTCACTCTTACCTGTGTGCTTTATTGCATCAGTGCTTACTAAACGGATACAGTTCCATGAAGTCAGGTAATGCTGCTGAATAAAGAAATGTGATTATTAGTTCTTTTAGAAGGCATTGAAAAGGTTGCATGGTGGCCATGATGGAAAATGAGTGAGGATGGCATCTCATTCACCATTACATTCCCACACCCAAACCTAAATCGTACTGGCTGAGATGATGGAGGTCACGTTGGTTTCCCATTGAAACCCTGTTGCGATGAAAGGCTATCAACCTGAAACGCTAACGTTCTGTCCCACAAATGctatctgaccagctgagtatttcatatatattttggttttatttcagatttccagcatctgaagtattCTGTTTATGAGAgaactgtgtttttttttctttcaccaGTGATTGGCTTCATCTATGCCCAATTATTATAGATTGCATGTACATTGTCTAGAGGGCATCTGAGATGAAATAATAGTGTTGGGGTATAGGAAAGGCCTTTTCTTAATTCACATCCGGTTCTTAACCAATTACAAAAACAGGATTATGCAAATTAGGCCATGCAGTTAATGAAGCTTTCACCCAGTCACAATTCACTAACATTTGACCAAATATAAAACTTTCAGATCTTAGTTTCAAGCTGCTTGTTAACTCCATGCAAAACCACTGCATCTGGAGAAAGCAGGACATGGACCTCACCGCAGTCTGCTCAAAGGATGCCTCATATATCTGGATGAGTCTGCATGATCTTCCATAGTGAGTCTCCCACATTGAGGTGATTTCTTGTTTCTTTCCTGAACTTGACATAAGGGAGTACTGCATTTGTAGAAAGCAGAGGAACTGCAGCAAGCTCTATCAGATAAGGAGCACTTGGGGATGAGGAAACAATGCAGAAGAACGAGGGATAACTCTACATGTTGTAACCAGAAATATTTGAACGTTAATTCTGAAAATCCTCTCCGAGAACTTACTGAAGCCACTCTTCAGTAACAGTCCTTTTCACTTATACTCCAATCGCTTATTGCcacatgaaggggaaaagatttaataggaatctgaggggttgtattttcacataaagggggtgggtgtatggaacaagctgccagaggaggtagttgaagcagagactatcccaacattcagTGATGGAaaagggttttaggaactaggggtacgctatggtccgtgaggctgaggttggtacATTTCAGGGCCATTTTGAGCCTATATGCACTGGGTATGATGATTACATACACCCAGTCAAATAAAGATAGGTATAACAAATACAGGCCGGTGATTGGTCACAACGCCCCTCTGAGACTgagtctgattggccgccgagtgaccagcgcattatgtgattggacacaatgcccttgaagACAGCGGCTGATCGGACAggaatttgttgattggacgggaattttaagggaagctggtcggtgattggacgcaacccccttagagacagcagtagattggccgccaaataatcgggcacaaaaaattgacaaataggaacacaataaaattggaattacgatttaaatcggaagaatcaTGCCTGACGCAGCAAAGATACTCGTATCCGCTCTAatatctttgatctgcagttcctattgAAGAAAAACCCTGGCccaaaacaactcctaatccattccctccacagattccgcCTAgcccgctgcgttcctccagcaatctgttttttatttaactctgaaattgaaggtagacataaagctggagtaactcagcgggacaggcagcaactctggagagaagaccctctccccagagccgccgccCGTCCGCTGCACCACCCCAGCCCTAGCCCGTGTCCACCTTCActccagagttaaaaaaaaatcacagagtgctggaggaactcagcaggccaggcggcaCCTGCTGAGGGAATGGACCAGGGGCTACCCTCCTACAGGAAGAACCGCAGATGCCACGGGCCAGGGCTCCCCTCctacaggaaggaaccgcagatgcagccgtcactgcaaaatgccaaatgattccgggaatgccgaggcgagcgggtgagagagagggagtgagagagcgagagagagacgagatggggagcagttccttcttaaaaataacgtgggtgaatgactttacctgcacaccaggaagtagCCCGTGCTTGCGGCCCGGAGCCCTCAATGAcaatgagttttaagaaattctcccatgaattttattcaaacgaacgcggcgtcattaatatttggtcaaaacacaattacatttactgaggaatgtggatcgatgtattgatgacaaaTTGTATAACtatgtgttaactactggctgttaacaagtgctaacagtggcagttaacaaatcattttGTCTCATGGCCGGTGCAATGGTGACTCATTGTTACGATTATCCAtggtcattaaaaaataaataaatcagtatTTAACAACGCAAATGGTGTTttaaaaaatccgtatttaacaacgcaaattcgtatttccagattcgtattgcatttccgtacgaaattcggaaaatccgtactagttGGCAGCTATGAGGATAGCTAATGAACGTGCGTCTCTAACTCCCTTCTCGTACAGAAATTGGAcataaactggaaactgaaaagtaggggaacgccGTCCTTCTGCGTatcccccccatttccatcactgccatcatttaagaaatagttagacaggtcagTGGCGGACCTACACttttggggccctgaagcttgaaTTGTTATGGGGGCCCCTTTGCAACCAGCAACGAGGTCTGGGTAACCACTTTTATCTTCTTCGATTGGGTTGTTCCACGACAGATCACCACAAATtttaatttctgtcataaatgttaatactgtttttaattatttataattattttatattaaatatatttagtaTGAAACATCCATAATTTGAACGTTTTTTCATTTACGGCTAGCCTACATGATACTTTAATAacctttcaattttaattttaactattattttgtatttaattaCACTATATTATTAATACTATTATTTTAAAATAACCCTTCTCAGACAGTAGACACAATTTTTTTAAGCTATGTGGACTACGCATAAGTATTGGCCGGGGGTTCAGGAGTCCTGGCTGCGCCCCCGGCGGGGGTTCAGGGGCAATGCCCCCTGAAGCTCctgcatcttgaccacttcctgtttttctgtttcatgatttttgaaaaaacgctgccacttacggctgagatttgtggccatcttactcagagtcgccCTCCGCTGTGtaagacaagaggattttcccatcgaagaaaaataaaagagttattaatgtttaaaaaatgttgacattccctctgctgcccctgctggtgggagggggagggagtatgAAACCTGGAAGTattgtgcctcagtctctgcaagatggaggaagcgagagggtcacgtctctctgagctgtgaataacactgaacgcatgtctactcaactgtgagtgcccttaatgtggtttgaaaatgaaaaagtggttgctttgaaatgctgcactgcaaatggttgttggtggtggtaactgctttgaaatgctgcactgcaaatggttgttggtggtgataactgccttgaaatgctgcactgcaaatggttgttggtggtggtagctGCCTTGAAATACTGTACTGCAAATGGttattggtggtggtaactgctttgtaatgctgcactgcaaatggttgttggtggtggtaactgctttgaaatgctgcactgcaaatggttgttggtggtggtaactgctttgaaatgctgcattgcaaatggttgttgatggtggtaactgctttgaaatgctgcactgctaatggttgttggtggtggtaacttgacatcttcctgtttgcactgtatattgattttagataaaacattaccacttacggctgtgatttttggccatcttactcagtccccctccgctcatcaggtgcagaggattcttcccatcaatgaaaaataaaagtgatattagtgtttaaaaaaatgttgaaaatctctctcctgtcaatcacgccatgaaggccacgccccttccagtgggaggggggaggaattataaaacccggaagtgtgggtgtggctcagtctctgcaagatgcacttcaatttggttgtcttgcaccctgcttgaagtggcatgaaactgcacttgagtttggtggccccgcaccctgcttgaagtggttggaaactgcacttgagtttggtggccctgcaccctgcttgaagtggtatgaaactgcatttgaattcggtggccttgcaccctgcttgaagtggtcggaaactgcacttgaattcggtggccttgcaccctgcttgaaggtaggaaattgcac includes:
- the fam181b gene encoding protein FAM181B, which gives rise to MAVQAAIMNPHFIHFCFPPGSSVEYELENAYNGALLGEMDGAGELKETTSALLNFIDSASSNIKLALDKPVKSKRKINHRKYLQKQIKRCTGMISASGSGPGPGQEPGSKRQVSPPSSSSTTTGHFQCKPPPKKDGSQSSLQSKSLAALFDSVRDLQRSAAAGSSSGNGGGNSSKKVPLRNRNLPPSFFTEPANVKITSTSGMSLKDLERGNPEAAEFFELLGPDYSNMITGQEPFPVRVPQQGSCELGAHDTYRGFANFPEPWLQCNPSKKSPPTGWSLAAAAESARAAGGLAPLYGSSSQPANTPPIEEPPGSLAAFSQFFPECTLPPVSYEYSPGFNCGRQTFPGL